In Candidatus Nomurabacteria bacterium, a genomic segment contains:
- a CDS encoding RNA polymerase sigma factor, protein MQHESQVQEIVARAQQGDQEGVAELFHLFGDRVFRFLLMRVSSQETAEDLTQTVFLEMIRSLPRYKEQKHAKFSTWLFQIARFRLIDHYRGQRTQVDIESVSHTLSSDPDEMPDVIMEREMESALTRLPERYATLLHMLYREDLSISEVAKVMQISALNVRVLKHRALQALRKEMEQLSYS, encoded by the coding sequence ATGCAACACGAAAGCCAAGTACAGGAAATCGTCGCCAGAGCGCAACAAGGGGATCAAGAAGGGGTGGCCGAACTTTTCCACCTTTTCGGAGACCGGGTGTTCCGTTTCTTGCTTATGCGGGTCAGTAGTCAGGAAACAGCTGAGGATTTAACCCAAACTGTTTTTCTTGAAATGATTCGCTCATTGCCCCGATATAAGGAGCAGAAACATGCAAAATTCTCTACCTGGCTTTTTCAAATTGCCCGTTTCCGCTTGATTGATCATTATCGTGGCCAACGCACCCAGGTTGATATTGAGAGCGTGAGTCATACTTTATCAAGTGATCCGGATGAGATGCCAGATGTAATAATGGAGCGGGAAATGGAATCAGCCTTAACCCGCCTTCCTGAACGCTACGCAACTCTGCTCCATATGCTTTATCGAGAGGATCTAAGTATAAGTGAAGTGGCAAAAGTAATGCAGATCAGTGCTCTCAATGTGCGCGTATTGAAACATAGGGCTTTGCAAGCCTTACGCAAGGAAATGGAACAACTCTCTTATTCGTAA
- the heR gene encoding heliorhodopsin HeR yields MKMRSQKEQLKKLQVWNWSMAALHFVQGVIMVLISNNSSLPVVTSYLKIDPNNPVFGVAPLPEHLFDLRLGPTVAVFLFLSAFAHFLLAGPLREWYEENLKKGINKLRWAEYALSSSVMIVVIAMLCGVYDLWLLISLFALNAIMNLMGLMMEVHNQTTKHTNWLSYWIGVLAGLIPWLVIVAFFIGAVQSTGVEIPTFVYFIVATIFVTFNIFAINMVLQYKKIGKWQDYLYGEKAYMILSLVAKSALAWQMFSGTLRP; encoded by the coding sequence ATGAAAATGCGTAGTCAAAAAGAGCAGTTAAAAAAACTACAAGTCTGGAATTGGTCAATGGCCGCCCTTCACTTCGTGCAAGGCGTCATTATGGTTTTGATAAGCAATAATTCATCTTTACCAGTTGTTACTTCATACCTGAAAATCGATCCAAATAATCCAGTTTTTGGTGTAGCTCCACTTCCTGAGCATTTGTTTGACTTACGCTTAGGCCCCACCGTAGCGGTCTTTCTCTTCCTTTCTGCTTTTGCGCATTTCCTTCTAGCCGGACCTTTGCGGGAATGGTATGAGGAGAATTTGAAAAAGGGCATCAACAAGCTGCGTTGGGCTGAGTATGCCTTATCCTCGTCAGTTATGATTGTAGTTATTGCCATGCTTTGTGGTGTGTACGATCTTTGGCTACTCATTTCGCTGTTTGCCTTGAATGCGATTATGAATCTCATGGGCTTGATGATGGAAGTACATAATCAGACGACCAAGCATACGAATTGGCTTTCGTACTGGATAGGAGTTTTGGCTGGCTTAATTCCCTGGCTGGTCATTGTTGCTTTCTTCATTGGCGCGGTACAGTCGACCGGAGTGGAGATTCCTACCTTTGTTTATTTCATTGTGGCCACCATCTTTGTCACCTTTAACATCTTCGCGATTAACATGGTCCTGCAGTATAAGAAGATAGGGAAATGGCAGGACTATCTCTACGGTGAAAAGGCCTATATGATTTTGTCCCTGGTGGCGAAATCAGCTCTAGCCTGGCAAATGTTTTCCGGTACTCTCCGGCCTTAA